The window TTTCACGTGGAGTTACAAAAGTAACAGCAAGTCCCGATTTACCAGCACGTCCTGTACGACCAATACGGTGAACATAGCTTTCTGGATCTTGTGGAATGTCAAAGTTATAAACGTGAGTAACACCTGAAATATCAAGACCACGCGCTGCAACGTCTGTTGCTACAAGGATGTCAATTTTATTTTCTTTAAATTGACGTAGTACAGACATACGTTTCGCCTGGCTTAAGTCACCGTGAATTCCTTCTGCAACATAACCACGAATACTTAAAGCTTGCGATAATTCATCAACACGACGTTTTGTACGACCAAAGATAATCGCTAACTCTGGTTGGTGTACATTTAAAATTCGAGTTAATACATCGAATTTTTCGCGTTCTTGAGCTTTCACGAAAAATTGCTCGATGTTTTCAACTGTCATTTCTTTTGATTTAATTTTCACTTCTTCAGGGTTTTTCATGAAGTTAGTTGCAATTTTACGAATTGCAGGTGGCATTGTTGCCGAGAATAATAATGTTTGGCGATCTTCTGGAACATTTTCTAGAATCGCATTAATATCATCGATAAAGCCCATGTTTAACATTTCGTCCGCTTCGTCAAGAACAAGCGTTTGAACTTGATCTAGCTTTAATGTATGACGGTTAATATGGTCCTGAATACGACCTGGAGTACCTACAATAATTTGTGGTTTATTTTTTAACGCACGAATTTGGCGTCCAATTTCTTGTCCACCATATACAGATAATAATTTCACGCGTTTATCATAACCAATTTTATATAATTCTTCTGAAACTTGGATTGCTAATTCACGAGTAGGAGCAATAATCAATGCTTGAATGTTTGGGTTTTTAGGGTCGATTTTCTCAATAAGTGGTATCCCGAATGCTGCAGTTTTACCAGTACCAGTTTGCGCTTGACCTAATACGTCACGACCTTCTAATGCAAACTTAATTGTGCCTTCTTGGATTGGTGTAGCTTCTTCAAATCCCATACGTTTCAATGAACGTAATGTTGATTCGCTAATATTTAATTCTGAAAAATTTGTCAAACTCTTCAATCTCCTTTTTTCCTTTAAGTTGACAAATGGTTACATTTTCAGATGAAATGCGGCAAACTTCGAGCCTAAGTTTGGAACGTTTCCGATACTTAATAATTCTCTGCGTCACAGAGAGCGATTTTATATGAAAGGGAAAGCCCGGTCTTTGCCGAGCGGTTCATTCTACCCATCTTCTTAGTTTAAAGCTTAATAAAAATAGAATAAAACCGTTAAATTCAAAAAAAAGCACTCTTCATCAAGTTTTGTGAAGAGCCTTCGCACAAAATGTATCCATTGCTTCTCATAGTCTATCACGGCTCTTAACTGCATTGCAACGAAATTGCTCTTGTTATAATATTCTTAATTTTCGTTTTCCGTAGAGAAAATTAAGGAAACCATAGTCACACAATATTACCTAACTAGATGGAATTTCATTATTACTTAAGTGAATCATTAAAATAACTTCACAAAAATCAACAGTTCATAAATTGCACTTCTAGTCGTTGGATTCAGCAATCAATTACTAACTGGTACAGTCCTTATATTGCTCTTGTGAGGTTTAAATAATTCGCAAACTTTTAATTGTCCATGTATTGCCTCTTCTACCATTCACATACCCACAAAAAAAGTTGTTTAAGCTTCTTTTCAGAAAATTTATTACAAAAAAGCACTTTTAAGTCAGCAATTGACTTAAAAGCACCTTTTGTTTTACTCAAATGATTTTAGAATTGTTTCTAGCTTCATTCCTCGAGAGCCTTTTAATAAAATTAATGTTTCTTCATGTGCATGATGATTTATATAATCTATAATTTCACCATAATTATTCTCTGTATAAATTAATTTATCATTAGCATACTTAAGTTTTAATTGATCATATAGCCACTTCATTCTTGAGCCATATAAGCAAACTCTAGAAATTTCCTTTTCATCAATAACATTGGCAATTTGCTCATGGAATTCTTGTTCCTCATCACCTAGCTCAAGCATGTCACCTAGAATTAACCATTTGTCTTTACGCAATGAAGTTGATTGAACAAATTGGATAGCTGCCTTCATAGAGGTAGGCGCCGCATTATAGGCATCATTTATAAATAAGATCCCTTTTTCGGTTGGAACCAATTGCATACGCATATCAGTCAAGGACACTTGGGATAGACCTTCTCGAATTTGGTCCTCAGATAAACCAAGATTTTTTCCTAATAATATCGCATTTAAGCTATTTTTCACTTGGTGCTTTCCTAGTACAGGGATAAAGAATTCACCATTTACCTCGCCACTAACAGTAAAGCGACTTCCTTTTTCAGTAGTTTCAATTGCTGTTGCAACTAAATCATTAGTTGGGGCGAAGCCAAATCCTTTAGAAAAAAGCTCTGGCTGTTCTTCTACTAAATTTTGCAGTAAAGGCTCATCCCCATCAAAGAACAGAATTCCATCTTGACCTAAGCCAAGGATAATCTCGAATTTCGCTTTTGCAATCCCTTCACGAGAACCAAGATCTTGCATATGGGCTTCTCCGATATTTGTAATCACTGCGTAATGAGGCTTCGCAAGTTTTGTTAAAAATTCAATCTCGCCAAAACCGCTCATTCCCATTTCTAATACAGCAATTTCAGTATCTTCATCAAGATTTAATATGGTAATAGGTAATCCTAATTGATTATTAAAATTGCCTATTGTTTTTTGTACTTTAAAAAATGGGGATAGCATACTTGCTAATATATCTTTAGAAGATGTTTTACCATTTGAGCCTGTAACACCAATAAACTTAGCTTGGTGTTCATGACGAAATGCCCGCGCCATTCCCTGCAAGGCAAGCTCCGCATCTTCAACAAATAGAACAGGTTTATCTTGTGGAGGGTTCGGTTCATCTTTTAACCAAAGAGTTGCAGATGCGCCTTTTTCAAATGCTTGCTCTACGTATTTATGCCCATTTACCGCTTCTCCACGAAAAGGAATAAATAAATCCCCATTTGAAATTGTTCGAGTATCAATGGAGACTCCCGTTACAATTGTGTCTTGGTGGTCAGCAAGATCAAGATTTAACCAGTCGGCAATTTCTTTAAGTGTTCTTTTCATGTCAATTCACTCTAATCTCGGTTATATTGTAATTGTTGTTTTTCTGTATGACGTTCCATCGCCAACTCAATTAAATTATCGATTAATTGTGGATAACTAACATTCGTATGTTGCCATAATAAAGGATACATACTCACAGGTGTGAACCCAGGCATTGTATTTACTTCATTAATATAGACCTCATCATTCTCCGTTACAAAGAAATCTGAACGAACAATTCCTGAGCAATCTAAAATTTTGAATGCACGAATGGCCATGTCTCTCATTGTACTCTCCACATCTGAAGAAATTTCAGCAGGGATAATAAGCGCTGTTGAACCATCCTTATATTTTGAATCATAATCATAAAAATCAGTCATCGGTTTGATTTCACCCGCAACAGATACTTTGGGATCATCATTGCCTAATACACCCATTTCGATTTCGCGTGCTACAATCCCATGTTCCACGATTACTTTTCGGTCGTATTGGAAAGCAAACTCAATTGCTCTAACTAGATCTTCAATATTTGTTGCCTTACTAATTCCCACACTTGAACCTAAATTAGCAGGTTTTACAAACATCGGCCAGCCTAACTCATTTTCACATTTTCCGATGATTTCCTCAGAGCGTTGATTCCAATCTTTTCGAATAAAATGTACATAAGGAACTTGTTTTAGCCCTGCCACACCGAATAGCTGCTTCATCGTTACTTTATCCATACCAGCTGCTGAAGCTAATACGCCATTTCCTACATAAGGGAAATTTAGTACTTCTAATAATCCTTGTACTGTGCCATCTTCTCCATTTGTTCCGTGCAATAAAGGAAAGACGACATCAAATTGAGCCTGTGCATTGTTATCTAAGATAAATTCCGTAATATTATTTGGTGAGATTTCTTTACTTTTAAATTGTAATTCTTCAATTGATACAACTGGTTTTGTTAACTGAGGACCTCTGAGCCATTGCCCATCCAAAGTTATAAAGATTGGATGCACTTCATATTTGTCATAATCAATAGCCTTTGAAACGGCTGTAGCTGTAGATAATGATACCTCATGCTCAGCTGACTTCCCTCCATATAATAAACCAACGCGCTTTTTCATTTTTAGACCTCCAAATATTGAGTAATTCTAGTTTAACACGAAAAACTTATTTCAAATAATTCAATTTCATCTCATTAAATTGTGCTTTTGTATTTTTCACTGACAACTTACACAAGGTACTTAATAATTAGGAAAAAAAGCGAAAAAACTCCCTGTCAAAAATAGGCTATGACAGAAAGTTTTAAGTAATTTTGATTAGTTCATCGTAGTTTTGCTTTAATATAACATCTAAATCATCCCAAACCTCATCGGGATAATCATAGTCAGAAAGAGTGCGTATTTCAACACCATAACTGTTATTTTGTTTCTCCATTTTGTATAGAGATAACAAGGCACCTTCTTTTACAAAAGGTCTATATGCCTTTAATACTACCGGATCTAAAGCGGGAATCGTTTCTTTTGATTTTCTGCGCCAAAAACTACCGTTACCTTCTTTTTCTTTAATCAATAAATTAAACAAATTAGAAATGAGATATTCCGAATCATTTAAGTATCGGTAATACACCTTTGTTAATTTGTCATTTTCCGATGAATAGTACACATACCGATTTTGCAGCTTCGTATAAAACGGAGAATGGATTGGTTCTTTTTTATGGCTCATGTAAAGCAGTTCTGCCTGTTCAATTGCCGTTAGCTGATTTACGTTTTTCTCACTAGCAAAATCGATCCAACATAAATCGCCGTCAGTATCATCCATTTTCTTAACAAATTTTGATAATTCATCAATTGATACAAAATCAAACTGAGTATGCATATTAAATGATCCGTCATCGTAGCCATGCTTTAGTAATAATAAATTTGGTATTGGGTCGACCGAGCTAATAAACTGCTTTAATGTCAGGCCACTATAGATTACAAAATGATCGACATCATTCATATGTACAAATAAATGATGCATAAAATCATCCGCAGTTTTTTGTTTTCTTGCCATAGGCTCACTCCCAATTCATTCAATACATTAGTTATTATATGATGTAACTCACAAATTTGAAACATTTTCATTTCCTTTTCGTCGTAACTTTACGCACTCCGAGTTTTTGAGAAAAACAGATCAGAAAATAAGATGTTTACAACGAGTTCTTCTTCCAATATCTTACACCTTTTTAACATAGAAACGATAGTCCCCTTTTAATCATTTCTATGTTAAAGTTAAATGTACAAGTTCTAAAATATTTCTAAAATCTTTAAGATTAATTAGGTGAAATAAAATGGAAAATAACCAAAACTTTGCAAGCCGTTTTGATTGGAAGCTTGCTTTAATTATTTTTATATTTCTTATAGTGAGTTTGTTAGCTATTTCATCCGCACAGACGACAGGGCAATATGGTACAACAAACTTTGTGTTGCAGCAATTGATCAATTATGTGATATTTGCCATTATTGTAGCATTTGTCATTTATTTTGACCCCGATCAGTATAAAAAGATGTCTTGGTACTTATACGGCTTTGGTATCTTATTGTTGATTATTCTAGCAGCTTTACCAGCAGGTGGAATTGTCATCGAACGTAACGGAGCAAAAAGCTGGTTCTCCACACCAGTAGGGAGTATACAGCCCACTGAGTTTATGAAGACTTTCTATATTCTCGCTACGGCATGGCTCATTAGTAAACATCACGAAAAATATTCCATTAAAAGTATTAAATCGGACTTTATTTTGTTAGGCAAAATTGGGATAACATTAATTATTCCATTAGCATTTATCATGATGCAGCCCGACCTAGGTTCCTCACTAGTATTTCTAGCGATTACTGCTGCCCTAATTATTGTAGCAGGCATCTCATGGAAAATTATTTTACCTGTATTCACTGTGGGTGTAACACTGGGTGGTTCCTTACTTTGGATGGCGTTGTATATGCAGGATTTCCTTGAGGAGAAATTTGGATTTAGTCCTTATCAGTTTGCCCGAATCTATTCCTGGTTAGATCCTTATTCTTATTCATCGGGTTCCGGATATCATTTAATCACTTCTTTAAATGCAATCGGCTCTGGTGAAATCTTCGGTAAAGGATATTTGGATCGTGAAGTCTATGTTGCTGAAAGTCACACGGATTTTATCTTTACAGTAATAGGAGAAGAATGGGGTTTCATTGGCGCTAGCTTTGTTATTTGCCTTTACTTCTTATTAATTTATCATTTAACAAAAATGACTTTAACTTTAAAGGATCCGTTCTGTACGTACGTTTGTGCTGGAATTATTGCTATGATCACTTTCCACGTATTCGAAAATATCGGCATGACTATCCAACTTTTACCTATCACAGGTATCCCGCTACCATTTATAAGTTACGGCGGTAGTTCCTTAATGGGTAATGCCTTAGCATTAGGCCTAGTGTTTAGCATGAAATTCCACTACAAATCTTATATGTTCGCTAGTAATGATGACGAGGAGTAGGAAGAAGTATCTGTGAAAACCTATTATTCAATTATCGAAAAAATCCCGACTATTTCTAGTCGGGATTTTTTTATGCTAATTCTGATTATTTT is drawn from Lysinibacillus sp. SGAir0095 and contains these coding sequences:
- a CDS encoding DEAD/DEAH box helicase; this encodes MTNFSELNISESTLRSLKRMGFEEATPIQEGTIKFALEGRDVLGQAQTGTGKTAAFGIPLIEKIDPKNPNIQALIIAPTRELAIQVSEELYKIGYDKRVKLLSVYGGQEIGRQIRALKNKPQIIVGTPGRIQDHINRHTLKLDQVQTLVLDEADEMLNMGFIDDINAILENVPEDRQTLLFSATMPPAIRKIATNFMKNPEEVKIKSKEMTVENIEQFFVKAQEREKFDVLTRILNVHQPELAIIFGRTKRRVDELSQALSIRGYVAEGIHGDLSQAKRMSVLRQFKENKIDILVATDVAARGLDISGVTHVYNFDIPQDPESYVHRIGRTGRAGKSGLAVTFVTPREMGYLRIVEETTKKRMTPLRPPSESEALIGQQKVAMEKLVEIVQANDLNDYRILANELLEEHNAVDLVAAAIKSMTKEPDETPVTISEERPLPARKERSGGGRGRGGDSRGGRRDFGRGGRSGGGGARRDGGRRDGRREGGRKEGGDRRRSSSTPRRRED
- the murF gene encoding UDP-N-acetylmuramoyl-tripeptide--D-alanyl-D-alanine ligase, whose amino-acid sequence is MKRTLKEIADWLNLDLADHQDTIVTGVSIDTRTISNGDLFIPFRGEAVNGHKYVEQAFEKGASATLWLKDEPNPPQDKPVLFVEDAELALQGMARAFRHEHQAKFIGVTGSNGKTSSKDILASMLSPFFKVQKTIGNFNNQLGLPITILNLDEDTEIAVLEMGMSGFGEIEFLTKLAKPHYAVITNIGEAHMQDLGSREGIAKAKFEIILGLGQDGILFFDGDEPLLQNLVEEQPELFSKGFGFAPTNDLVATAIETTEKGSRFTVSGEVNGEFFIPVLGKHQVKNSLNAILLGKNLGLSEDQIREGLSQVSLTDMRMQLVPTEKGILFINDAYNAAPTSMKAAIQFVQSTSLRKDKWLILGDMLELGDEEQEFHEQIANVIDEKEISRVCLYGSRMKWLYDQLKLKYANDKLIYTENNYGEIIDYINHHAHEETLILLKGSRGMKLETILKSFE
- a CDS encoding D-alanine--D-alanine ligase; protein product: MKKRVGLLYGGKSAEHEVSLSTATAVSKAIDYDKYEVHPIFITLDGQWLRGPQLTKPVVSIEELQFKSKEISPNNITEFILDNNAQAQFDVVFPLLHGTNGEDGTVQGLLEVLNFPYVGNGVLASAAGMDKVTMKQLFGVAGLKQVPYVHFIRKDWNQRSEEIIGKCENELGWPMFVKPANLGSSVGISKATNIEDLVRAIEFAFQYDRKVIVEHGIVAREIEMGVLGNDDPKVSVAGEIKPMTDFYDYDSKYKDGSTALIIPAEISSDVESTMRDMAIRAFKILDCSGIVRSDFFVTENDEVYINEVNTMPGFTPVSMYPLLWQHTNVSYPQLIDNLIELAMERHTEKQQLQYNRD
- a CDS encoding FtsW/RodA/SpoVE family cell cycle protein; its protein translation is MENNQNFASRFDWKLALIIFIFLIVSLLAISSAQTTGQYGTTNFVLQQLINYVIFAIIVAFVIYFDPDQYKKMSWYLYGFGILLLIILAALPAGGIVIERNGAKSWFSTPVGSIQPTEFMKTFYILATAWLISKHHEKYSIKSIKSDFILLGKIGITLIIPLAFIMMQPDLGSSLVFLAITAALIIVAGISWKIILPVFTVGVTLGGSLLWMALYMQDFLEEKFGFSPYQFARIYSWLDPYSYSSGSGYHLITSLNAIGSGEIFGKGYLDREVYVAESHTDFIFTVIGEEWGFIGASFVICLYFLLIYHLTKMTLTLKDPFCTYVCAGIIAMITFHVFENIGMTIQLLPITGIPLPFISYGGSSLMGNALALGLVFSMKFHYKSYMFASNDDEE